One window of Papaver somniferum cultivar HN1 chromosome 9, ASM357369v1, whole genome shotgun sequence genomic DNA carries:
- the LOC113310935 gene encoding ERBB-3 BINDING PROTEIN 1-like, giving the protein MSDDENKEEKELDLTSPEVVTKYKTAAEIVNKALQLVLSECKPGAKIVDLCEKGDSYIREQSGSVYKNVKKKIERGVAFPTCISVNNIVCHFSPLASDETVLVQGDMMKIDMGCHIDGFIAVVGHTHVLRDGPVTGRAADVVAAANTAAEVALRLVKPGNKNKDVTKAIQKVAAAYDCKIVEAVLSHQLKQFVIDGNKVILSVSNPETRVDDAEFEENEVYAIDIVVSTGEGKPKLVDEKQTTIYKRAVDKSYSLKMKASRFIFSEISQKFPIMPFSARALEEKRARLGLVECMSHELLQPYPVLHEKPGDFVAQIKFTVLLMPNGSDRITSHALQELQSTKTIDDDAEIKGWLALGTKKKKGGGKKKKAKKGGDSKADETVEAEPMDETSKATTS; this is encoded by the exons ATGTCTGACGACGAAAACAAAGAGGAGAAGGAGTTGGATCTCACTTCACCTGAAGTTGTTACCAAATACAAGACCGCTGCTGAGATCGTTAACA AGGCACTTCAATTGGTGCTATCAGAGTGCAAACCTGGAGCGAAAATTGTAGATTTGTGTGAAAAGGGTGATTCCTATATTAGAGA GCAAAGTGGGAGTGTGTACAAGAATGTTAAGAAGAAGATTGAGAGGGGAGTTGCTTTCCCAACATGTATTTCGGTTAATAACATCGTCTGTCATTTCTCTCCACTTGCTAGTGATGAAACCGTATTGGTACAAGGCGATATGATGAAGAT TGATATGGGATGTCATATAGATGGGTTCATTGCTGTAGTAGGTCACACTCATGTCCTTCGGGACGGACCTGTGACCGGTAGGGCAGCTGATGTTGTTGCAGCTGCAAATACTGCTGCTGAAGTTGCTTTAAGACTCGTGAAACCAGGAAACAAG AACAAAGATGTCACGAAAGCTATTCAGAAAGTTGCTGCTGCATATGACTGCAAGATTGTTGAAGCTGTTCTTAGTCACCAACTAAAGCAGTTTGTGATTGACGGGAACAAGGTCATACTAAGTGTATCTAATCCAGAGACCAGAGTTGACGATGCAGAGTTCGAAGAGAATGAAGTGTATGCAATTGATATAGTTGTCAGCACGGGGGAGGGCAAG CCAAAATTAGTGGATGAGAAGCAAACAACCATTTATAAGAGAGCCGTGGACAAAAGCTACAGTTTGAAGATGAAAGCATCTAGGTTTATCTTCAGTGAAATAAGCCAGAAATTTCCTATCATGCCATTTTCGGCAAG GGCTTTGGAGGAGAAGCGGGCACGACTGGGTTTGGTTGAATGTATGAGCCATGAGCTTTTGCAACCATACCCTGTTCTTCATGAGAAGCCTG GTGATTTTGTCGCCCAAATCAAGTTTACAGTTCTGTTGATGCCAAATGGGTCTGACAGAATAACAAGCCATGCTCTCCAAGAGCTGCAGTCCACGAAAACGATAGACGATGATGCTGAAATCAAGGGTTGGTTAGCCCTGGGAACCAAGAAAAAGAAAGGTggtggaaagaagaagaaag CTAAGAAAGGAGGAGATAGTAAAGCTGATGAGACGGTGGAAGCTGAACCTATGGATGAGACATCAAAAGCCACTACATCATAA
- the LOC113312433 gene encoding protein PELPK1-like — translation MTCTKLFLVLSLIITLSWVNVGVSARHLLADDQVTPSPAKPTIPSLKVPSLPKMPTVPSLKVPSLPKMPTVPSRKIPSLPKMPTVPALPKISTPPVPSTNSKLPSRHLLADVPATPSRIKPTIPSLKVPSVPKMPTVPSLKVPSLPKMPTVPTQPKFTPPPSPSTKSKIPSRHLLADVPPTPAPMKAATPSLKVPSLPKMPTLPKFALPPMPSFAGKGNFTGKGNFTGKLPSLPGKGSFTGKLPSFPGKGTSFSLPGNATLPKFPSFTPPSTPKTP, via the coding sequence ATGACTTGCACTAAGCTTTTTCTGGTTTTATCTCTTATCATCACATTGTCATGGGTCAATGTTGGGGTTTCGGCTCGACATCTTTTGGCTGATGACCAAGTAACCCCATCCCCTGCGAAACCCACCATTCCATCTCTGAAAGTTCCTTCACTACCCAAGATGCCTACGGTTCCATCTCTCAAAGTTCCTTCACTTCCCAAGATGCCTACGGTTCCATCTCGAAAAATTCCTTCACTACCCAAGATGCCGACTGTCCCGGCACTGCCGAAAATTTCAACTCCACCAGTGCCTAGTACTAATAGCAAACTCCCTTCTCGGCATCTTTTGGCAGATGTTCCAGCAACTCCTTCCCGTATAAAACCCACCATTCCATCTCTCAAAGTTCCTTCAGTACCCAAGATGCCTACAGTTCCATCTCTCAAAGTTCCCTCACTGCCCAAGATGCCGACTGTCCCGACACAGCCGAAATTTACACCTCCGCCATCGCCTAGTACTAAGAGTAAAATACCTTCTCGACATCTTCTGGCTGATGTTCCACCAACTCCTGCCCCTATGAAAGCCGCCACTCCATCTTTAAAAGTCCCTTCATTACCCAAGATGCCGACCCTGCCGAAATTTGCACTTCCTCCAATGCCTAGTTTCGCTGGTAAAGGCAATTTTACTGGCAAAGGTAATTTTACTGGTAAATTACCTTCTTTACCTGGCAAAGGTAGTTTTACTGGTAAATTACCTTCTTTCCCTGGTAAAGGCACGTCGTTTTCACTGCCTGGTAATGCTACTCTTCCAAAGTTCCCCTCATTCACTCCTCCTTCAACTCCCAAAACCCCCTGA